In Vigna angularis cultivar LongXiaoDou No.4 chromosome 8, ASM1680809v1, whole genome shotgun sequence, one DNA window encodes the following:
- the LOC128193779 gene encoding receptor-like protein EIX1: MFSNLKILDLSVNRLSGKIPDSSKFAPQLESLSLESNSLEGGVPKSLGSTCTLRSLHLSNNSFNEELPLIMQNLSGCARFSLQELELRMNQIKGTLPDFSLFSSLKTLSLDENRLNGKIPKDIRFPTQLETLKMNLNSLGGVISDFHFANMSKLQLLDLSDNSLALEFSQNWTPSFQLGYIRLRSCKFCSRMFWSKVAIQGMTKMNISLNNIKGTIPNFPLEVTPHFVVLASNQFEGPVPPFLRGSAFLDLSQNKFSDFSSFLCANGTVEALGQLDLSNSQLSGQIPDCWNHFKSLAYLDLSHNNFSGMLPTSMGSLVELQALLLRNNSLTKEISFSLRIA, from the exons ATGTTCTCCAATTTGAAAATATTGGATCTTTCTGTGAACCGGTTGAGTGGAAAGATACCTGATAGTAGCAAATTTGCACCTCAGTTGGAGTCTCTATCACTTGAATCAAACTCATTGGAAGGTGGAGTTCCAAAATCATTGGGGAGCACATGTACTTTACGTTCGTTGCACCTTTCAAATAACAGTTTCAATGAAGAGCTTCCACTGATAATGCAAAACTTGTCAGGATGTGCTAGATTCTCACTGCAAGAGTTAGAACTGAGAATGAATCAAATCAAGGGTACACTTCCTGATTTCTCATTATTCTCTTCTTTAAAAACTTTATCTCTTGATGAAAACAGGCTAAATGGTAAGATTCCCAAAGATATTCGATTTCCTACTCAGCTGGAGACTCTCAAAATGAATTTGAACTCTTTGGGAGGTGTGATCAGTGACTTTCATTTTGCTAATATGTCAAAGTTGCAGTTGTTAGATCTATCAGACAACTCATTGGCTTTAGAATTTAGCCAAAACTGGACCCCGTCCTTTCAATTGGGTTATATACGGTTGAGATCTTGCAA ATTCTGTTCCAGAATGTTTTGGAGTAAAGTTGCAATACAAGGAATGACAAAAATGAATATTTCATTGAATAACATCAAAGGTACAATTCCAAATTTTCCCTTGGAGGTTACTCCTCATTTTGTAGTCCTTGCATCCAATCAGTTTGAAGGCCCTGTTCCACCATTTCTTAGGGGATCAGCATTTCTTGATCTAtctcaaaataaattttctgacttttcttcttttctttgtgcAAATGGCACAGTTGAAGCTTTAGGCCAGCTTGACCTTTCAAATAGCCAATTATCTGGACAAATTCCAGATTGCTGGAACCATTTCAAATCATTGGCGTATTTAGATTTGAGTCACAACAATTTTTCAGGAATGCTTCCTACTTCAATGGGATCACTTGTTGAACTTCAAGCATTACTACTAAGAAACAATAGCTTAACCAAGGAGATTTCCTTCTCCCTAAGAATTGCATAA